In Kryptolebias marmoratus isolate JLee-2015 linkage group LG22, ASM164957v2, whole genome shotgun sequence, the sequence GAAGATGCCACCACGGGAGGGTGGTAGTAACTAACAGTTTATAAGTACAAAAACCTTCTAAATCACTACATGAATTTAACATTGGCAGTGGACCAAAGATgtccaaatgttttcagaaaacattttgttttttgttggcaCCCTTAAACCtctttagacattttaaatttaactaacTGCTTATTTTACCTTTCTGCAGATAatgaaatgcaaatattttttgcCTAACAGTGAAGCAAATTTCTTGGGACTTCAAACCATCTTCTAAGCAGCTTTAACAAGATAATAAGATAGACGACTGGGATTAGAGATAAATATGCAAACTCACTTGTTGATCCAACAGGATGGTGTTTGTGGGAATCGCAGCAAGTGACTTGTAGCTCAGTTTAATCTTGTGTGTCTGgtgtttaaagacagaaaaaggcaGAGAATGAATACAAATGAATTGCAAATGTCTGcagtttatgaaaaataaacattgtaaAATTTGTCATgcaatttgcatttctttgagAGGGGTTTATCTCACACTGCCGGAGACTGCTAATAATACAAAACAGCTATCCACACATAAAGCCTTATGTACTTTGCTGTACATAAGGCCCATAGCTGTAAACTTCaacaattttagtttttcttaccCATAAGCAAGAAAACTACATGGCTGCATGTgactgtttgctctaaatttgAGTCATAATCCCACTTCATTTGTGTTTAGCTTTTTACAGAGTCAAATTCAACACTAAATGATGTTTTACAGTCATTTAAATTATGTGAAAATCTCTTCACATATTATATGAAAACATCATTGACTGATGTGGCAAAAGACAAGCAGAAATCAAAACAGTGCCAGAATAAAGATGCTGTACCTTTCTCTTTTTACCCTCTCTGTCACTGCAGTCTGAAATTCCACTCCCCGGCCTTGGAGAGGGGGTGGAGCTCAGAGACAAGGAAGGTGACGGGGTGAAGTCTCTGACTGGTGGCGCAGGGGAGGGCGTAGGTGTGGGGGAAGTGGCAGGTGATGGCCATCCAGAAAGGACAATGGGTTTGTATCGAGAAGGAGACAGGCAGTGGGTTTTATCAACAGCCTTAGAGGGAGTGATGCTTCTGGATACAGGCCAGCTCCCCACTGACTCACACCGTCCAACCTTGGTGGTTCGTGTTAAATGAGAGAGGGGGGATGCGGGGGATGCACAAACAGAGTCAGGTGGGATGTGTGAATGAGGAGATGGGGAAACGGGCGCAGATCTCAGTTGCTGAGAGAGCATATGGAGCCTCAAGAGAGATGAATTTGGTTGACAAGTCCAGTTCTGGGTCACAGGAGGCTCATTTTTAAGTTTAGAGGGTGGGGAGATGAGATTTTTAAGGTTATTATCGGCATGGTCCTTGAGGAGCATGTGCGTGTTGCTGGGCCTCAGCTCGTGTAACTTTGAAGTGGAGCTGCATGGTGGATTTGCAGAGGCTGGTTTTTCATGCTTTgatggagctgtgacatttGAGAACAGAGGGGTTTGAGGGAGTTTGCTCTTCGTTGGTGGAGGAGAAATCACCTGCTTCTGTCTAAGATTACATCTTTTCAACTGAGTTTGAGGACATTTGCTGTTGTGAGCACTTGACTCTATAGTTAGGGAAGTAGCGAGCTCCCTGCAGACATGGTTTTGACTGTCTATAGATGTAGATGAGGAGAATCGAGAGGAAAACTCAAAGGGAATGGAGGCCACACTGGAGGCAGCTGAGCACGCGTTACAGAAGGACAGGGTCACGGGACTAACAGGCCAGCAGGGGGTGTAGGGCCTCTGTAGTGCAGGTGTCAGGACAGGAAGCCGACCTTTCCTGAGGATGGCAGTCAGGAGGGAAAGCCGGGTGACGGGAGGTCGGTGCCGGGGAGGGCGTGTCTGTGAACAGGCAAATGACAGACTGTCACAAGATGAGAAACAGGTCTGGGGAATGTTAACCAGACTGGAACCAGGAGCGAGACTGTGCTTCTTGATCCGGACAATAGACGGGGTGAATACACCCGAGGGAACAGACGGGCAGGGCGATATCGTTCGGCTGAAAGAAGCCGGAGAAGTCAGGATGGACTCTCTGGACGAGGCCGGGGTGGGGAACAGGTCTGAAGAGTTGGTGGGGCTTGTTCTGTCCTCTGGCACAGTCGCTGTGTGTGCAAAGCAAGCCAAGATATCTTCAGCATGTCCAGAGATATTGTGACACTGCTGCTGGGAAATGCCCCGGTGTTTATCAACAGCTGTTTCCATGGAGACCGTCCCCTTGGCTGTATGATTGGGAGTATTTTCAGACTGAGCGCTGACTGAAGGAGGAGCTTTGGTTTGAAAGTACTTGTGATCTGGTGGAGACTTCAACAggagaaacaaataataaagtgtGTTATTTCATCTGTCTTGTCTGAAAGGGTTTGTCTTCAAAATTCCTAAAAGTCACAGTGACTATCCTGTTCAACCTGTTTGTTACTTGGTCTGTCAGTTGTGGTGGATTTGTGAAAATACTACAAAGCCACCATTTGACACAATGACAAGAAGAACTTAAGCTTATAATAATAAAGCCACTGTGAAACATCAAAGTAGATGCAATTTAATCCCTTAGATTCCAGTTAAACAGACAGGAAAGGCAATTAATTTACACATCATACTGTAACTGTGTTTCTCTTTAATCCCATGAccatgaatgttattttttttcacagatacaaATTAGTATTCCATGCACTTAAATCTACACTATCATGTCAATTAAAGCCTTTTGTTGTGATCACAAAACACTGTGAGGGCTCTTGTTGTACTTACCTGAGGTTCTGCTTCCAGCCGGATTATAtttggtttttctgtttccacaaAGTCCCTGATAAAGACAATCTCTGCTTTGAAAAGCTCCCCTTCTGACACGTTGCCCCCGGCTGTCTTCTCGTGGGACATGACTACGTTCTGACAGGAGagaaggggaggaaaaaaaagatgtttaggAGGAACCGGGCATGTGAAACCTGAGAAAAGCAGAGTTAAAGTTGCAGCGAgcctctctgagctgcagggctGAGCTTGACTTCACCACACATATAATTCACATGCACATCCACATGTCCTGCTGATATTTATGTAGCACATGCCTTATCGTCAGTGGTGACTGTGTTTACAGGCAGCTTATAGTCATCAAGTATTTAAAATGACAGCCAAACTTTGCTTTACTGTAAGTCAGAACTGTTTGTCCTTGTAGTCATTTATTACAAGAAATTATTAGTCAGTGTTAGgtgagcaaaacaaaattaaaatgtttattgacTACATACTATTATTCCTATTTCAATAACTATTAAAAGAACATAAAGTTTAGTTAGGAACACTTTATTCAGGTTAgcaaaaaaatgcttgaaacaTCATCTACCTTGACATGACATGTAAACAATCCAAAACAAGTTCTGGTTCAAAAGCTTGGATAATTAGAGACACTTTAAAGAGTAGCTACATAATAAAAGTAATGCTTTTCACTCCaagtctaaaaaccacactgaagaaaaataataattacaaaaaaaacaaaactggtccaaatctgtctgtcttcatttcaaaactaCTGCAGTAGATTAAGTCATAAACATGGAGGCGACTGCCGAGgtgaatacagttttgcaagctgtgaaCATGAAAAGaagctttcatttgttttaaactggcTGCACAGAAAAATTTGATTTCAGTGAGTCTGCAactgaaaattaattttatttcatgctgGTTTGACTCGCCaattagtctccaacagtcacagttCAGTGAAATACGACTCTAACTAACATCTTTATTCAGAAATTTCCTCAAACCTTTCACTGTAAATTGGTGTGACTCATCCACATAAACATATTAGCTATTATGACCCATTAATGGAGATGTGATTTAGTTGTAAATGTCTTAATACAATATGACGGGATGATTTTAGTTACAATACATAAGAATGAGTAACTGCTTCTTctattttcattaataaaataaacggACATTTTGGTTGTAATCATTTGAAAAATACATATCCTTAATAATAAATCTTAATAGTGACAGCTTTCAGTCACTTGGATAGATTAAATATTCTCTTGGAGCTGCTCCTATGCCTcactcttaaaaaaattaaatttttatgtatagaacatatttaaatattttatctaccataataaaactgaatttttaaataCTCCAAGTCAGTTGTCATACAGATAAAAATAGGATCCGCAGGAAATTCatgaaaaaattataaatattagcTGTTATGGTGCATAATTAATACAGTTACAACATTTACAGtgcaacatttgtgtttttctgtgttgacaaatttacttttttcaaaGTACGGTTGCTACGAAGGTgtcacaaaacagcaaatgtacaaatttcttcttttattcttttacctGAGTAATTTTGAAAGCCAAAGGCAATCTTGGATGCATGCTGGGCCAAGGGCAAACAGGAAGAATACACTCTGATTCAAGACGGTTGTGGTATTTGGCAGAAAATCTCAAACTTTTCATCCTTTTCAATGTTGGCcactttgaattttaaaatataatcataTTGTCAGCTCTGTCAAAATTATTACACTGGAATGCAGGTcaaaaaaaagatgagttgACATacataaagcaaataaatgatATCATAAGTACTATCATTTTCAGAATATTTGGAAAGTATACTACAGTTTATGACTCAcctttgaaatttattttaagcatTGTTGTCTTTTCTTCCTGCATAAGGTTTTTTATTATACcagatcttttttgttttgttttgtcccttTATGTGCAAAAAGCAATGTTCTTTTAGAAAGAAAGTGCAAGGCCAGAGCTGAAGTCTGGTGGGATAGTACTCATCTTCTATGAATCTTCTGCTTCTCTACAGATGATGAAGTTCCAGAATTTGATGGGAACTTTTCGTTTTAAAAAAGAGGTGGGTTTATTCGCTGATCTTTTTCTTTGACCTGTTTCCTCTGTCTTCCCGACTTGACCCCTTCTGGAATTCATTAAACTACAATCAAGAAGGAAAGGCTTTTTGCAATTCATCGTCTACTTACCTCCTAAAACTCCTCGGCTTTGAATAAACTTTGATGAGTCAAAAAATTAGAAAGGTTATGGTCCTAATCACAACTATGATGAACCCCACAGCGCAAACAGACTGATTGGGGTTGGAAACCTTCATATATTAGCTTAGAtttcaaatttagaaaaaaaaaaaaaaaaaaagtttgcacaGTTATCTCTTTGTACTCAGAGATTGTACAAAAATATACTACTCTTGTCTCAACtgttgaaaataatgtttctccatttaagatggctgtcacagctattATTACTCATAttaaggtaaaatttggtgtggtagtagctgagagtcgttcccaacacatactataAACACTAACAGCTcttgtgagatctttgtttaaaactttgctatgCAAGGAATGccactttaatttatttatatttcctgTGTTCATGTTCATTGTTCTTGAGATCCAAACATCTAAGCTAACAATAGAGcttgttgcttaaaaaaacacaaggttaTAAAGGAAGTTATGAATTGTATGTTAAACTTGAGTAGCCaggttttgaaaatcacaacttttttgtgtttatagcTTACAAAACTGTATTCAAGGCTGTGCACATCTTTTGTTGTCCATTTCTGCCCACATTGCACCGGCTTCAACTCACTTTGTACCCTcctgcccccacatttatgactTAATTTACTAGAGTACACttctgaaatgaagataggtgaatttttacctgtttttaaatatctacTATGTATCATAAGTGTAGCTTTTAAACCTGACTTTTCTAGCATGAAGAAAACTCTTGTTCAAGCATCAAAGTACAGCTGTAGCACTgcagattttacaaaaactaaactgagaagagtttgagacactgacgcaacaatcctgagGAAAAACAACTGTTGCGAGAGTtttttgaacacgttcaaatttcaaataacaaaaatttGGAGTCTCGCTCACGAAAGCCTTTTGGTaactagttgcagcccagtgagatactaccctaaacaatctttgcttttgtttcttttaatgtctTAAAATACTACACTTTTATGTAAAATCTTGACtcattttttgtatatatattgcatatttagttttatattattctgttttatgatttaaGTGTAAAAACGTTCTGGTAACTTGAAAACTGGGTACAAAAGCCCTGACaggtcagacacacaaacctacATTGCAAATGAAATGACCAACCAGATACAAACTCAGAAGTTTGCTAAAAATCCCAGATGTGTTGCAGCTGTGTGGCCATatgctttctgttttctcctgAAGGCTGCCCCTCTTTTGGGTAATAACAGTGGAGGAAATTTGGAAATTAATGGAGCCACCCCCCTCAGTGAAAGGACCTTTGAAGTTGATACCAGGGAGCCAGCAGGCTGTCTTCAGGCATCCAGCACCGCGGTGCTGTTCTGATGCTGATGCTGGATAAACATCCATTAGCACTTTAGGTCTTCCAGCAAGCTACACCACAGGGGGTCAAAATCAGCCCACAGGTGGGGTTGCTTTAAGTCATGGAGTGCAATAATGTAATTCAGAATAATCAGCTTTAAgcaatactgtaaataaaaaaactgtgttctgtttatttttattattgttgtccTTTTACTCTTACTTAAGTTGTTAACGTTTTTGTTAAAGTGTtatattaaacattaatatGTTAAGCTAAAGAAACTGATTAGCAGCAGAGGTCAAATGTGTTTGAtgttaaaacactttgaagTCAGGTTCAGAAACACGTCGATAAGGATGCAATTTATGACATTTGTCACCTGGCACCATCATATTAGATTTGAAATCATAACACAAAGACATGATTTGGActcaaaaacttttaaatatataagattttaacaattttattctttttgtcttcaggTGAAGATGTGACAAAATGTCCAAATTCTCAGTTTCAGCAGTTATTTCAGCGCATGACTATATGTCCTGAGGATGAGTCAGTATGGGAGGAAGTCAAAGTGCATCAGGTGAAAGTCAGACTGATTAGTCcccaggagcaaaaaaaaagtaatctgcAGCCTTCTGACATGATTAATCACTAAAGACGAGAGTCATTTTACTCAGCCAACACAGCGCAGAAATGGATTTTCTGCCTCATAAACCTTTTAGAGTTTGGACACTTTCTGTCCGTCTTTTCTCACCTCTATGAAGTCTTGTTTTATCAACTGTATTCTGAAGAGTCACATGTttagagattttctttttcaaggtAAAGAGTTTAATGGAAAACACTGAGTTTTGACTCATGGatgtgattaaaacaaagaatataattttgaaaatgaatgaagagtgtcaaataaaacacatcaaagaTGATAATAAAGGGTTGATGTTCAGATTTATTAGGAAACACCCGGTGTGCATTTAAACTGCTAATCCTTTAAATCTCACACCTTGAGCCTTTAGGCTTAACAAACAGGGGTgttaaatgatgaaaaattaGCCCCTATTACTCAGCTTAGTGACACAATATCAGGTCCTGAATCTTATTTTATTAGGTAGCTAccagaaattaaaatataaaactagcACATACTTTTTGTCTTGCAGTAACTGCAGCCGTCACATTACaaattcttcaaaaacaaaatgtgtgctGCTGTTGTACCTTATCTGATTTTCCTTCAGATTTCTCCTTCTTTGTGAGAATTCCTTTAATTGGTAACTCGGTCACCACTGGCACAAAGCTGAACGTAGCAGGTCCAACCGGCCTCCCTACAAAAACCTGTAACTCACAGAGCAGAGGAATTAATCATTTTCTACTAAGAAATGTCACTGCTGTGCACAAAAAACACGATGTGCAATAAATGCTGAATGAAATGTACAAGAATCTTTACTCTGGTATACTTGTCTGTTCTAACACATTTAGTTCTgctaaatacatttaaattcacTTCTTTTGTAAGTTTCACACCACTAATGATCATATATTACATAACAGCTTTCAATGTGAGTGGATATCAGTGATAAAACTGTAGAGGCAAAGCATTAAATAAGCTTGGACTCTGGGCAGCTGAGGGATCCATAAAggtaaaaacatgcatgttcagTGGGCTCCGACAGCCTGCAGAGTTCATATGCTCGTGTTGCAGCAATAAAAGAAGTACAAGCATAATTTTTATTGACATGTAGATTTGGAAACCCCTCATTGTTCATGTGATCAACACGTCTCTTCTCTGCTGCCTACACAGAATGTGTCTACAGCTGCTCAAAAACCTTTTGCTTCATTGTTCCCCATTTGCATTTTCTTCACATAAACTAATTctcctattttttgttttttgttagacTTTGAAGATAATGACAGTCGCAATTGTTAGGTTTGATAATTGTCGGAAACCTAAGTTAGTccgtttttttaaagaaaatacatgaaGAGCTGGTGCCTCACAATTTCGATTTTGCAAATGACTGCCACGGCTTTTTGACTAACAGCTGTTTTAGCCAAGGTAAGCACTCGGTCATTATTGTATCGACAGTTTTGTAAGGGTCAGTGCTACTTGCCAGCATCAACTGGCAGCTTTTCTTCCTTTGGTTCGATAAAATAGAACTGTTTTGCTCAAAGCATTTCCTTGCTGCAATACAAAAGCCAAAAGCAGAAC encodes:
- the LOC108234085 gene encoding muscular LMNA-interacting protein, whose translation is MESLKKSAGKVFVGRPVGPATFSFVPVVTELPIKGILTKKEKSEGKSDKNVVMSHEKTAGGNVSEGELFKAEIVFIRDFVETEKPNIIRLEAEPQSPPDHKYFQTKAPPSVSAQSENTPNHTAKGTVSMETAVDKHRGISQQQCHNISGHAEDILACFAHTATVPEDRTSPTNSSDLFPTPASSRESILTSPASFSRTISPCPSVPSGVFTPSIVRIKKHSLAPGSSLVNIPQTCFSSCDSLSFACSQTRPPRHRPPVTRLSLLTAILRKGRLPVLTPALQRPYTPCWPVSPVTLSFCNACSAASSVASIPFEFSSRFSSSTSIDSQNHVCRELATSLTIESSAHNSKCPQTQLKRCNLRQKQVISPPPTKSKLPQTPLFSNVTAPSKHEKPASANPPCSSTSKLHELRPSNTHMLLKDHADNNLKNLISPPSKLKNEPPVTQNWTCQPNSSLLRLHMLSQQLRSAPVSPSPHSHIPPDSVCASPASPLSHLTRTTKVGRCESVGSWPVSRSITPSKAVDKTHCLSPSRYKPIVLSGWPSPATSPTPTPSPAPPVRDFTPSPSLSLSSTPSPRPGSGISDCSDREGKKRKTHKIKLSYKSLAAIPTNTILLDQQAIDEQVEQNHCNSLDRPASDTHSEMCSPAELRQKSEELYAVIDEILANSIPEETSKSLNTNVGFQHNSSLSKSLGRETKYASLCSLHPSASKERNLMYPKKTKPGVIRPMTAIPRLTVKDEDEFQSSPYRQVFKQTSANKKKVGSISRDETDLLTSSKGRLLKEEMMPERRGLFSVCELYIKEPDEQISPSGQKTATSFSAAEKNMAMSEACI